From a single Collimonas pratensis genomic region:
- a CDS encoding DNA-3-methyladenine glycosylase I, producing the protein MTKPLTRCAWANPANPRYLAYHDEEWGQPCHDEVRLFEMLNLEGAQAGLSWETILNKRDNYWRAFDGWNAKKIARYDQDKVAALLADAGIVRNRLKVAAAISNAQAYLRLQAELGGLDPYLWAFVDGAPIQNQWTLLGGNPAKTPLSDRISKDLAKRGFKFVGSTIIYAYMQAIGMVNDHCVECFRHHAVQE; encoded by the coding sequence ATGACCAAGCCCCTTACCCGTTGCGCCTGGGCCAATCCGGCCAATCCCCGTTATCTTGCCTATCACGACGAGGAATGGGGCCAGCCCTGCCACGACGAAGTGCGCCTGTTCGAAATGCTGAACCTGGAAGGCGCGCAGGCCGGCCTCAGCTGGGAAACCATTCTCAACAAGCGCGACAACTACTGGCGCGCGTTCGACGGCTGGAACGCCAAGAAGATCGCCCGCTACGACCAGGACAAAGTGGCCGCGCTGCTGGCCGACGCCGGCATCGTCCGCAACCGCCTCAAGGTGGCCGCCGCCATCAGCAATGCCCAGGCTTATCTGCGCCTGCAGGCTGAACTGGGCGGCCTCGATCCCTATCTGTGGGCCTTCGTCGACGGCGCGCCGATCCAGAACCAGTGGACACTGCTGGGCGGCAACCCCGCCAAAACCCCTTTATCGGACCGGATTTCCAAGGATCTGGCCAAGCGCGGCTTCAAATTCGTCGGTTCCACCATCATTTACGCGTATATGCAGGCGATCGGCATGGTCAACGACCATTGCGTCGAGTGCTTCCGCCACCACGCCGTACAGGAGTAA
- a CDS encoding pseudouridine synthase: protein MPKLTLDRILQSQGFGSRKYCRELIEDGEVAINGVVVTDYKSVPDTDGLVFTLFEEEWTYREHVYIVLNKPSDIECSRKPSHHPGVLSILPEQFSWRDVQPVGRLDHDTTGLLLMSDDGSFIHAQSSPKRHVPKLYVATTHEPVTEELVQSLLAGVKLHDEPQTLAAVSCRMLGTHEIEIVLEQGKYHQVKRMLVAAGNHCTALRRTAIGGLTLEALELELGEWCYLEPEHLALLVPS from the coding sequence ATGCCTAAACTGACCTTAGACCGGATCCTGCAATCGCAGGGTTTCGGCAGCCGAAAATATTGCCGTGAGTTAATTGAAGATGGCGAAGTCGCCATCAACGGCGTCGTCGTGACCGATTACAAATCCGTGCCGGACACCGACGGCCTGGTGTTCACCCTGTTCGAAGAAGAATGGACTTACCGCGAGCATGTCTACATCGTGCTCAACAAACCCAGCGACATCGAGTGCTCGCGCAAGCCCAGCCACCATCCTGGAGTGCTGAGCATCTTGCCGGAACAGTTCAGCTGGCGCGACGTGCAGCCGGTCGGCCGCCTCGACCACGACACCACAGGCCTGCTGCTGATGTCGGACGACGGCAGCTTCATCCACGCCCAGTCCTCGCCCAAGCGCCACGTGCCCAAGCTGTACGTTGCCACTACGCATGAGCCGGTGACCGAAGAGCTGGTGCAAAGCCTGCTGGCCGGGGTCAAGCTGCATGACGAGCCGCAAACCCTGGCCGCCGTCAGCTGCCGCATGCTGGGCACACATGAAATCGAGATCGTGCTGGAACAGGGCAAATACCATCAGGTCAAGCGCATGCTGGTGGCCGCCGGCAACCATTGCACCGCCTTGCGCCGCACCGCCATCGGCGGCCTGACGCTGGAGGCGCTGGAACTCGAATTGGGAGAATGGTGCTACCTGGAGCCGGAACACCTGGCCCTGCTAGTGCCTAGCTAA
- the ycaO gene encoding 30S ribosomal protein S12 methylthiotransferase accessory factor YcaO gives MTTESFIPGKDASLESSIGSMQSKLEKLGFHVEERSWLNPIDGVWSVHIRDRDCPLLFTNGKGASEQASRASALGEFFERLSCNYFWSHYYLGEKNADAAFVHYPREQWFKLNDDDENWPAGLLTPELQKFYNPEGTVDATTLVDYNSGNEERGICALPYLRERDGATVWFPVNIIGNLYLSNGMSAGNTAAEARTQALSEIFERDVKFRIIKEGLCLPDVPEQVIARYPRIAAGIRELRAAGFGILVKDASLGGKYPVMNVTLLNPRDQGCFSSFGAHPRFEIALERALTELLQGRALDALDGFPEPSFDREEIAQSENLEIHFVDSSGIISWNFLRATPDFAFSDWNFSTATAEDYAWSVAAIHATGHDIYVADFSHLGVYACRILVPGMSDIYPVDDLEWDNSSVGNDIREPILYLTDLDDDECADLLETLNELGLADQRPVAALIGLAADAGSLWKELRVGELKTLLALAIGDLDAVREGCDWIRHFNQISVERQLVYRCIESLIGLGDASVYADALRQLYGAAALQQAEALLKREQRFFGLNAPGLKLEGCEMHQRLLAAYGKLNAAKLG, from the coding sequence ATGACAACCGAAAGCTTTATCCCCGGCAAAGATGCCTCGCTAGAATCGTCCATCGGTTCGATGCAATCCAAGCTGGAAAAGCTCGGCTTTCATGTCGAAGAACGTTCCTGGCTGAATCCGATCGACGGCGTCTGGTCGGTGCACATCCGCGACCGCGATTGCCCGCTGCTGTTCACCAACGGCAAAGGCGCGTCGGAACAAGCTTCGCGCGCGAGCGCACTGGGTGAATTCTTTGAACGCCTGTCCTGCAATTATTTCTGGAGCCATTACTACCTGGGCGAAAAGAATGCAGATGCCGCCTTCGTCCATTACCCGCGCGAACAGTGGTTCAAGCTCAATGACGACGATGAAAACTGGCCGGCAGGCTTGCTGACGCCAGAGCTGCAAAAGTTCTACAACCCGGAAGGCACGGTCGACGCCACCACTCTGGTCGATTACAACTCAGGCAACGAAGAACGCGGCATCTGCGCGCTTCCCTACCTGCGCGAGCGTGACGGCGCCACGGTCTGGTTCCCGGTCAACATCATCGGCAACCTGTACCTGAGCAACGGCATGTCGGCCGGCAACACCGCTGCCGAAGCACGCACCCAGGCACTCTCGGAAATCTTCGAACGCGACGTCAAGTTCCGCATCATCAAGGAAGGCCTGTGCCTGCCGGACGTGCCGGAACAAGTCATCGCCCGCTATCCGCGCATCGCCGCCGGCATCCGTGAGTTGCGCGCCGCCGGTTTCGGTATCCTGGTGAAAGACGCCTCGCTGGGCGGCAAGTATCCGGTCATGAACGTGACCCTGCTCAATCCGCGCGACCAGGGCTGCTTCTCCAGCTTCGGCGCCCACCCGCGTTTCGAGATCGCGCTGGAACGCGCGCTGACCGAACTGCTGCAAGGGCGTGCGCTGGATGCGCTGGACGGCTTTCCTGAGCCGAGTTTCGACCGGGAAGAAATCGCCCAGTCGGAAAACCTGGAAATCCACTTCGTCGATTCCAGCGGCATCATCAGCTGGAACTTCCTGCGCGCCACACCGGACTTCGCATTCAGCGACTGGAACTTCAGCACTGCCACCGCCGAAGACTACGCCTGGTCGGTGGCCGCCATCCACGCCACCGGCCACGATATCTATGTCGCCGATTTCAGCCACCTGGGCGTGTACGCCTGCCGCATCCTGGTGCCTGGCATGTCGGATATCTATCCGGTGGACGATCTGGAATGGGACAACAGCAGTGTCGGCAACGATATCCGCGAACCGATCCTGTACTTGACCGACCTCGACGACGACGAATGCGCCGACCTGCTGGAAACATTAAATGAACTGGGCCTGGCCGACCAGCGTCCGGTGGCTGCCCTGATCGGCCTCGCCGCCGATGCCGGCTCGCTGTGGAAGGAGCTCCGCGTCGGCGAACTGAAAACCCTGCTGGCACTGGCCATCGGCGATCTCGACGCGGTGCGCGAAGGCTGCGACTGGATCCGCCATTTCAACCAGATCAGCGTCGAGCGCCAGCTGGTGTACCGCTGCATCGAAAGCTTGATCGGCCTGGGTGACGCCAGCGTGTATGCGGACGCGCTGCGGCAGTTGTACGGTGCCGCCGCCCTGCAACAGGCAGAAGCCCTGCTGAAACGCGAACAGCGCTTCTTCGGCCTGAATGCACCTGGCCTCAAGCTGGAAGGCTGTGAGATGCATCAACGTTTGCTGGCTGCCTATGGCAAGCTGAACGCCGCCAAGCTGGGGTAA
- a CDS encoding low molecular weight protein tyrosine phosphatase family protein — protein sequence MTKLLFICSRNQWRSPTGEQVWRRQPGIQARSAGTSPNARRKISAADITWADLIFVMEKKHKNRILAEFGRLLEHKRIHVLDIPDEYQYMDPELVEQLTDAVAYVLANDDPEAG from the coding sequence ATGACGAAATTACTCTTTATTTGTAGCCGTAATCAGTGGCGCAGCCCCACAGGCGAGCAGGTATGGCGGCGCCAGCCAGGGATCCAGGCCCGTTCGGCGGGTACCAGCCCGAATGCACGCAGAAAAATCAGTGCTGCTGATATCACTTGGGCGGACCTGATCTTCGTGATGGAAAAGAAGCACAAGAATCGGATCCTGGCAGAGTTCGGGCGTTTGCTGGAACACAAACGGATCCATGTGCTGGATATTCCCGATGAATATCAATATATGGATCCGGAACTGGTCGAGCAGTTGACTGACGCTGTCGCTTACGTGCTGGCCAACGACGACCCCGAAGCGGGGTAG
- a CDS encoding D-amino acid aminotransferase: MQDPLVYLNGSMTPLSEARIPVLDRGFIFGDGVYEVVPIYGRKLFRAEHHLARLFRSLDKISIPNPHDKAQWMALINGVIAAHPADDQMVYIHVTRGVAKRGHAFPKEPLTPTVFIMTNPLVLPSAALRASGVPCVAMEDQRWLHCEIKSISLLGNVLAAQNAAEHGVVEAIQFRDGWLTEASSSNVWIVKHGKLMAPPKDNLILEGIRYRLIEELCAAGGIPFEARRITREEVFGADEVLLSSATKEVLPVVSIDGKAIGNGVPGPIYQQLYEAYQQAKAAA, from the coding sequence ATGCAAGACCCGCTGGTCTATCTCAATGGCAGCATGACCCCGCTGTCCGAAGCGCGTATCCCGGTGCTGGACCGCGGCTTCATTTTCGGCGATGGCGTCTATGAAGTGGTTCCTATCTACGGCCGCAAATTATTTCGCGCGGAACATCACCTGGCGCGCCTGTTCCGCAGCCTGGACAAGATCAGTATTCCAAATCCGCATGACAAAGCGCAGTGGATGGCGCTGATCAATGGCGTCATCGCCGCCCATCCGGCGGATGACCAGATGGTCTACATCCATGTCACCCGCGGCGTCGCCAAGCGCGGCCATGCCTTTCCCAAGGAGCCGCTGACGCCGACCGTGTTCATCATGACCAATCCGCTGGTGCTGCCGAGCGCCGCCTTGCGCGCCAGCGGCGTGCCCTGCGTGGCGATGGAAGACCAGCGCTGGCTGCATTGCGAGATCAAGTCGATTTCGCTGCTGGGCAACGTGCTGGCGGCGCAGAACGCGGCCGAGCACGGCGTAGTGGAAGCGATCCAGTTCCGCGACGGCTGGCTGACCGAGGCTTCTTCTTCCAATGTGTGGATCGTCAAGCACGGCAAGCTGATGGCGCCGCCCAAGGACAACTTGATCCTGGAAGGCATCCGCTATCGCCTGATCGAGGAACTGTGCGCCGCCGGCGGCATTCCTTTCGAGGCGCGCCGGATTACCCGGGAAGAGGTGTTCGGCGCGGACGAAGTGTTGCTGTCGTCGGCCACCAAGGAAGTGTTGCCGGTGGTGTCGATTGACGGCAAGGCTATTGGAAACGGCGTCCCCGGCCCCATATACCAGCAGTTATACGAGGCTTATCAGCAGGCCAAGGCCGCTGCCTGA